From Thunnus albacares chromosome 22, fThuAlb1.1, whole genome shotgun sequence, the proteins below share one genomic window:
- the actn3b gene encoding alpha-actinin-3b, producing the protein MTAVETHITYSNSYTIQHEEAYMTQEDDWDRDLLLDPAWEKQQRKTFTAWCNSHLRKAGTQIENIEEDFRNGLKLMLLLEVISGERLPKPDKGKMRFHKIANVNKALDFICSKGVKLVSIGAEEIVDGNVKMTLGMIWTIILRFAIQDISVEETSAKEGLLLWCQRKTAPYRNVNVQNFHISWKDGLALCALIHRHRPDLIDYSKLRKDDPIGNLNTAFEVAEKYLDIPKMLDAEDIVNTPKPDEKAIMTYVSCFYHAFAGAEQAETAANRICKVLAVNQENEKLMEEYEKLASELLEWIRRTIPWLENRVAEQTMRSMQQKLEDFRDYRRVHKPPRVQEKCQLEINFNTLQTKLRLSNRPAFMPSEGKMVSDIANAWKGLEQVEKGYEEWLLTEIRRLERLDHLAEKFKQKCAMHESWTGGKEDLLAQKDYESASLMEIRALMRKHEAFESDLAAHQDRVEQIAAIAQELNELDYHDAATVNARCQGICDQWDNLGTLTQKRRDALERVEKLWETIDQLYLEFAKRAAPFNNWMDGAMEDLQDMFIVHSIEEIQSLITAHDQFKATLPEADKERMATMGIHNEILKIAQTYGIKLSGINPYTNLTPQDISNKWDTVKHLVPLRDQMLQEEVARQQANERLRRQFAAQANIIGPWIQTKMEEISHVSVDIAGSLEEQMNHLKQYEQNIINYKSNIDKLEGDHQLSQESLIFDNKHTNYTMEHIRVGWEQLLTTIARTINEVENQILTRDAKGISQEQLNEFRASFNHFDRKRNGMMDPDDFRACLISMGYDLGEVEFARIMTLVDPNNTSVVTFQAFIDFMTRETAETDTAEQVMASFKILASDKNYITVDELRRELPPEQAEYCISRMTRYVGPDCPTGALDYISFSSALYGESDL; encoded by the exons acctTCACAGCTTGGTGTAACTCCCACTTGAGGAAGGCCGGGACACAGATTGAGAACATTGAAGAGGATTTCAGAAATGGCCTCAAACttatgctgctgctggaggtcATATCAG GCGAGAGGCTGCCCAAACCCGACAAAGGCAAGATGCGTTTCCACAAGATCGCCAACGTGAATAAAGCCTTGGACTTCATCTGCAGCAAGGGGGTCAAGCTGGTGTCTATTGGTGCTGAGG AAATTGTTGACGGTAACGTGAAGATGACCCTTGGTATGATCTGGACCATCATCCTGCGCTTCGCCATCCAGGACATCTCTGTTGAAG AGACCTCTGCTAAGGAGGGTCTGCTGCTTTGGTGCCAGAGGAAGACTGCCCCCTACAGGAACGTCAATGTGCAGAACTTCCACATCAG TTGGAAGGATGGCCTGGCTCTGTGTGCCCTCATCCACAGACACAGACCTGACCTCATTGACTACTCCAAACTGAGAAAG GATGACCCCATCGGTAACCTCAACACTGCCTTCGAGGTAGCGGAGAAGTACCTGGACATCCCAAAGATGCTTGACGCTGAAG aTATTGTGAACACACCCAAACCTGATGAGAAGGCCATCATGACCTACGTGTCCTGCTTCTATCACGCCTTTGCCGGCGCTGAGCAG gccgAGACAGCTGCCAACCGTATCTGCAAGGTTCTGGCCGTCAACCAGGAGAATGAGAAACTGATGGAGGAGTACGAGAAGCTGGCCAGCGAG CTGCTGGAATGGATCCGCCGCACCATCCCCTGGCTGGAGAACCGCGTGGCAGAGCAGACCATGCGCTCCATGCAGCAGAAGCTGGAAGATTTCCGCGATTACCGCCGCGTCCACAAGCCTCCCCGCGTCCAGGAGAAATGCCAGCTCGAGATCAACTTCAACACCCTGCAGACCAAGCTGAGGCTCAGCAACAGGCCTGCCTTCATGCCCTCTGAGGGCAAGATGGTGTCG gaTATCGCCAACGCCTGGAAGGGTCTGGAGCAGGTGGAGAAGGGCTACGAGGAGTGGCTGCTGACTGAGATCCGCCGCCTGGAGAGACTCGACCACCTGGCCGAGAAGTTCAAGCAGAAGTGTGCCATGCACGAGTCCTGGACTGGAG gcAAGGAGGACCTGCTGGCCCAGAAGGACTATGAGTCAGCCTCTCTGATGGAGATCAGAGCCTTGATGAGGAAGCACGAGGCCTTCGAGAGCGACCTCGCCGCTCACCAGGACAGAGTGGAGCAGATCGCCGCCATCGCTCAGGAGCTGAA TGAGCTGGACTACCATGATGCTGCCACAGTCAACGCCCGCTGCCAGGGCATCTGTGACCAGTGGGACAACCTGGGTACCCTCACCCAGAAGAGGAGGGATGCACTGGAG cgtGTGGAGAAGCTGTGGGAAACCATTGACCAGCTGTACCTGGAGTTCGCCAAGAGGGCAGCGCCCTTCAACAACTGGATGGACGGAGCCATGGAGGACCTGCAGGACATGTTCATTGTCCACAGCATTGAGGAGATCCAG AGTCTGATCACAGCTCACGACCAGTTCAAGGCCACTCTGCCCGAGGCCGACAAGGAGCGCATGGCCACCATGGGCATCCACAACGAGATCCTGAAGATCGCCCAGACCTACGGCATCAAGCTGTCCGGAATCAACCCTTACACCAACCTCACCCCCCAGGACATCAGCAATAAGTGGGACACT gtgaagcACCTGGTGCCCCTCAGAGACCAAATGCTCCAGGAGGAGGTGGCCAGACAGCAGGCCAACGAGAGACTGAGGCGCCAGTTTGCTGCCCAGGCCAACATCATCGGACCCTGGATTCAAACCAAGATGGAG GAGATCAGCCATGTGTCCGTGGACATCGCCGGCTCCCTGGAGGAACAGATGAACCACCTGAAGCAGTACGAGCAGAACATCATCAACTACAAATCCAACATCGACAAGCTGGAGGGAGACCACCAGCTCAGCCAGGAGTCCCTCATCTTCGACAACAAGCACACCAACTACACCATGGAG CACATCCGTGTGGGCTGGGAGCAGCTGCTCACCACCATCGCCAGAACCATCAACGAGGTGGAGAACCAGATCCTGACCCGCGACGCCAAGGGCATCAGCCAGGAACAGCTCAACGAGTTCAGGGCCTCCTTCAACCACTTCGACAGG AAGAGAAACGGCATGATGGACCCAGACGACTTCCGTGCCTGCCTCATCTCCATGGGTTACGATCTG GGTGAGGTAGAGTTTGCTCGCATCATGACCCTGGTGGACCCCAACAACACAAGCGTGGTGACCTTCCAGGCCTTCATCGACTTCATGACTCGCGAGACCGCTGAGACCGACACCGCAGAACAGGTCATGGCTTCCTTCAAGATTCTGGCTTCAGACAAG aaTTACATCACAGTGGATGAGCTGCGCAGGGAGCTGCCGCCCGAGCAGGCCGAGTACTGCATCAGCCGCATGACCAGGTACGTCGGACCCGACTGCCCCACCGGCGCCCTGGACTACATCTCCTTCTCCAGCGCCCTCTACGGAGAGAGCGACTTATAA
- the prkd4 gene encoding protein kinase D4 isoform X1, which yields MSAVTPSSPTSLKAPVLVQFQLGLFREVVQVPAGNLSYRHAKRLASEIIERKAPECSLVGVGEKFLLFRHQPTLEQLLHRLTDSDELQNGDLIEVIIAGSATVTEMRIRPHSLVVHSYRSPTFCHHCGEMLWGLVRQGLKCDGCGLDFHKRCAFLLPNDCSRARRQVSTSLSLFPPRRPRTHSLSNQAGGSLEEISMTKPSSRPPSWAEPPVWLGVGNGDWSRAQVPHTFHIHSYTKPTVCQYCHRLLKGLFRQGLQCSDCRFNCHRRCEPLVSRDCPGERRAGVNGEDTAAGHSCQLDAEEDESELSNMTTLKVDDDEMSTDGESMAEAMEVEQPREPMSPCFSSNIPLMRLVQSVHHTKRRAGGVLREGWLLHHTNTDILRKRHYWILDWKSITLYQNDSSTKFYKEMPLSEVLQVRGPAQLSVPLLPGNSAHSFEVVTASLVYCVVAGENGPAWESAIRQALMPVQSGRGCSKDNKDEVSRRDSVDISSVYQICTDEVLGSGQFGVVYRGTHRKSGRLVAIKVIDKTRFPTKQERQLRNEVAILQSLSHLGVVLLEGMFETAVYVFVVMEKLHGDMLEMILSSERGRLPERNTRFLVTQILEALRYLHLKHIAHCDLKPENVLLASADPFPQVKLCDFGFARIIGEKSFRRSVVGTPAYLAPEVISSNGYNRSLDMWSVGVIMYVSLSGTFPFNEDEDIRQQITNAAFMYPKHLWASISLEAVSLINNLLQVSVRRRYSVGKALGHPWLQDFQVWCDLREFEHKMGCRYLTHQSDEERWRCYALEKGLDFPFYPDNKPDM from the exons ATGTCCGCAGTGACTCCCTCCAGTCCTACCAGTCTCAAGGCGCCGGTGCTGGTCCAGTTTCAGCTCGGCCTGTTCAGGGAGGTGGTCCAAGTCCCTGCTGGCAACCTCAGCTATCGCCATGCCAAGAGGCTGGCTTCAGAGATCATAGAGCGCAag gcTCCAGAGTGCAGCTTGGTGGGCGTCGGAGAGAAGTTCCTGCTGTTCAGACATCAGCCCACATTAGAGCAGCTGCTGCACCGCCTGACAGACAGTGACGAGCTGCAGAACGGGGACCTCATTGAGGTCATCATCGCAG GATCGGCCACGGTGACTGAGATGAGGATCCGTCCGCACTCTCTGGTGGTGCACTCGTACCGGAGCCCCACTTTCTGTCACCACTGTGGAGAGATGCTGTGGGGTCTCGTTCGCCAGGGATTAAAATGTGACG GTTGTGGATTAGACTTCCATAAACGTTGTGCTTTCCTGTTGCCCAACGACTGCAGTCGAGCGCGGCGACAGGTCAGCACCAGCCTCTCCTTGTTCCCTCCACGACGACCCCGCACACACTCCCTGTCCAATCAGGCGGGAGGCAGTCTGGAAGAG ATCAGCATGACCAAGCCCTCGTCCAGGCCTCCGTCCTGGGCAGAACCTCCGGTCTGGCTGGGGGTCGGAAACGGTGACTGGAGCAGGGCTCAGGTCCCGCACACCTTTCACATCCACAGCTACACCAAACCCACCGTCTGCCAGTACTGCCATCGGCTGCTCAAAGGTCTCTTCAGACAGGGGCTGCAGTGCTCAG acTGCAGGTTTAACTGCCATCGGCGCTGCGAGCCGCTGGTCTCCAGAGACTGTCCAGGAGAGCGGAGAGCGGGCGTCAACGGGGAAG ACACAGCAGCGGGTCACAGCTGCCAGCTAGACGCAGAGGAGGATGAGTCAGAGCTCAGCAACATGACAACACTAAAAGTCGATGATGATGAGATGTCCACCGACGGCGAATCGATGGCTGAGGCCATGGAAGTCGAGCAACCACGAGAGCCAATGAG TCCGTGTTTCAGCAGCAACATCCCTCTGATGAGGCTCGTCCAGTCGGTGCATCACACTAAGAGGAGAGCCGGTGGAGTCCTGAGAGAGGGGTGGCTGCTGCATCACACCAACACTGACATActg AGGAAACGTCATTACTGGATCTTGGACTGGAAGAGCATCACTCTGTACCAGAATGACAGCAGCACCAAGTTTTACAAG GAGATGCCTCTGTCTGAGGTGCTGCAGGTCCGAGGCCCCGCCCAGCTCTCCGTTCCCTTGTTGCCAGGCAACAGCGCCCACTCCTTCGAGGTGGTGACGGCCTCGCTGGTGTACTGCGTGGTGGCCGGCGAGAACGGGCCGGCCTGGGAGAGCGCCATCCGTCAGGCTCTGATGCCCGTTCAGAGCGGCAGAGGATGCAGCAAAGACAACAAAG ATGAAGTTTCTCGCAGAGACAGCGTG gacaTCAGCTCAGTGTATCAGATCTGCACAGATGAGGTTCTGGGTTCAGGACAGTTTGGAGTGGTGTACAGAG GTACTCACAGGAAGTCTGGTCGACTGGTTGCCATCAAAGTCATTGACAAGACGCGCTTCCCCACCAAACAAGAGAGACAGCTGAGGAATGAAGTAGCCATCTTGCAg AGTCTGTCCCACCTCGGCGTGGTCCTGTTGGAGGGGATGTTTGAGACCGCCGTGTACGTCTTCGTCGTCATGGAGAAGCTCCACGGAGACATGCTGGAGATGATTCTGTCCAGCGAGAGAGGACGACTCCCTGAACGCAACACTCGCTTCCTGGTCACGCAG ATCCTGGAGGCTCTGCGGTATCTGCACTTAAAACATATCGCTCATTGTGACCTGAAACCTGAGAATGTGTTGCTGGCGTCTGCGGACCCTTTCCCTCAG GTGAAACTGTGCGACTTCGGCTTCGCCCGCATCATCGGCGAGAAGTCGTTCCGTCGCTCCGTCGTGGGCACGCCCGCCTACCTGGCGCCCGAGGTCATCAGCTCCAACGGCTACAACCGCTCGCTGGACATGTGGTCCGTGGGGGTCATCATGTACGTCAGCCTGAGCGGCACCTTCCCCTTCAACGAGGACGAGGACATCAGGCAGCAGATCACAAACGCTGCCTTCATGTACCCGAAACATCTCTGGGCCTCCATCTCACTGGAGg ctgTGAGTCTCATCAATAACCTTCTGCAGGTGTCGGTGAGACGGAGGTACAGTGTTGGCAAAGCGCTGGGACACCCCTGGCTGCAG gacTTCCAGGTGTGGTGCGACCTCCGAGAGTTCGAGCACAAGATGGGCTGCAGGTATCTGACGCACCAAAGCGACGAGGAACGCTGGAGGTGCTACGCCCTGGAGAAAGGCCTGGACTTCCCCTTCTACCCCGACAACAAGCCTGACATGTGA
- the prkd4 gene encoding protein kinase D4 isoform X2, whose protein sequence is MTPSSPTSLKAPVLVQFQLGLFREVVQVPAGNLSYRHAKRLASEIIERKAPECSLVGVGEKFLLFRHQPTLEQLLHRLTDSDELQNGDLIEVIIAGSATVTEMRIRPHSLVVHSYRSPTFCHHCGEMLWGLVRQGLKCDGCGLDFHKRCAFLLPNDCSRARRQVSTSLSLFPPRRPRTHSLSNQAGGSLEEISMTKPSSRPPSWAEPPVWLGVGNGDWSRAQVPHTFHIHSYTKPTVCQYCHRLLKGLFRQGLQCSDCRFNCHRRCEPLVSRDCPGERRAGVNGEDTAAGHSCQLDAEEDESELSNMTTLKVDDDEMSTDGESMAEAMEVEQPREPMSPCFSSNIPLMRLVQSVHHTKRRAGGVLREGWLLHHTNTDILRKRHYWILDWKSITLYQNDSSTKFYKEMPLSEVLQVRGPAQLSVPLLPGNSAHSFEVVTASLVYCVVAGENGPAWESAIRQALMPVQSGRGCSKDNKDEVSRRDSVDISSVYQICTDEVLGSGQFGVVYRGTHRKSGRLVAIKVIDKTRFPTKQERQLRNEVAILQSLSHLGVVLLEGMFETAVYVFVVMEKLHGDMLEMILSSERGRLPERNTRFLVTQILEALRYLHLKHIAHCDLKPENVLLASADPFPQVKLCDFGFARIIGEKSFRRSVVGTPAYLAPEVISSNGYNRSLDMWSVGVIMYVSLSGTFPFNEDEDIRQQITNAAFMYPKHLWASISLEAVSLINNLLQVSVRRRYSVGKALGHPWLQDFQVWCDLREFEHKMGCRYLTHQSDEERWRCYALEKGLDFPFYPDNKPDM, encoded by the exons A TGACTCCCTCCAGTCCTACCAGTCTCAAGGCGCCGGTGCTGGTCCAGTTTCAGCTCGGCCTGTTCAGGGAGGTGGTCCAAGTCCCTGCTGGCAACCTCAGCTATCGCCATGCCAAGAGGCTGGCTTCAGAGATCATAGAGCGCAag gcTCCAGAGTGCAGCTTGGTGGGCGTCGGAGAGAAGTTCCTGCTGTTCAGACATCAGCCCACATTAGAGCAGCTGCTGCACCGCCTGACAGACAGTGACGAGCTGCAGAACGGGGACCTCATTGAGGTCATCATCGCAG GATCGGCCACGGTGACTGAGATGAGGATCCGTCCGCACTCTCTGGTGGTGCACTCGTACCGGAGCCCCACTTTCTGTCACCACTGTGGAGAGATGCTGTGGGGTCTCGTTCGCCAGGGATTAAAATGTGACG GTTGTGGATTAGACTTCCATAAACGTTGTGCTTTCCTGTTGCCCAACGACTGCAGTCGAGCGCGGCGACAGGTCAGCACCAGCCTCTCCTTGTTCCCTCCACGACGACCCCGCACACACTCCCTGTCCAATCAGGCGGGAGGCAGTCTGGAAGAG ATCAGCATGACCAAGCCCTCGTCCAGGCCTCCGTCCTGGGCAGAACCTCCGGTCTGGCTGGGGGTCGGAAACGGTGACTGGAGCAGGGCTCAGGTCCCGCACACCTTTCACATCCACAGCTACACCAAACCCACCGTCTGCCAGTACTGCCATCGGCTGCTCAAAGGTCTCTTCAGACAGGGGCTGCAGTGCTCAG acTGCAGGTTTAACTGCCATCGGCGCTGCGAGCCGCTGGTCTCCAGAGACTGTCCAGGAGAGCGGAGAGCGGGCGTCAACGGGGAAG ACACAGCAGCGGGTCACAGCTGCCAGCTAGACGCAGAGGAGGATGAGTCAGAGCTCAGCAACATGACAACACTAAAAGTCGATGATGATGAGATGTCCACCGACGGCGAATCGATGGCTGAGGCCATGGAAGTCGAGCAACCACGAGAGCCAATGAG TCCGTGTTTCAGCAGCAACATCCCTCTGATGAGGCTCGTCCAGTCGGTGCATCACACTAAGAGGAGAGCCGGTGGAGTCCTGAGAGAGGGGTGGCTGCTGCATCACACCAACACTGACATActg AGGAAACGTCATTACTGGATCTTGGACTGGAAGAGCATCACTCTGTACCAGAATGACAGCAGCACCAAGTTTTACAAG GAGATGCCTCTGTCTGAGGTGCTGCAGGTCCGAGGCCCCGCCCAGCTCTCCGTTCCCTTGTTGCCAGGCAACAGCGCCCACTCCTTCGAGGTGGTGACGGCCTCGCTGGTGTACTGCGTGGTGGCCGGCGAGAACGGGCCGGCCTGGGAGAGCGCCATCCGTCAGGCTCTGATGCCCGTTCAGAGCGGCAGAGGATGCAGCAAAGACAACAAAG ATGAAGTTTCTCGCAGAGACAGCGTG gacaTCAGCTCAGTGTATCAGATCTGCACAGATGAGGTTCTGGGTTCAGGACAGTTTGGAGTGGTGTACAGAG GTACTCACAGGAAGTCTGGTCGACTGGTTGCCATCAAAGTCATTGACAAGACGCGCTTCCCCACCAAACAAGAGAGACAGCTGAGGAATGAAGTAGCCATCTTGCAg AGTCTGTCCCACCTCGGCGTGGTCCTGTTGGAGGGGATGTTTGAGACCGCCGTGTACGTCTTCGTCGTCATGGAGAAGCTCCACGGAGACATGCTGGAGATGATTCTGTCCAGCGAGAGAGGACGACTCCCTGAACGCAACACTCGCTTCCTGGTCACGCAG ATCCTGGAGGCTCTGCGGTATCTGCACTTAAAACATATCGCTCATTGTGACCTGAAACCTGAGAATGTGTTGCTGGCGTCTGCGGACCCTTTCCCTCAG GTGAAACTGTGCGACTTCGGCTTCGCCCGCATCATCGGCGAGAAGTCGTTCCGTCGCTCCGTCGTGGGCACGCCCGCCTACCTGGCGCCCGAGGTCATCAGCTCCAACGGCTACAACCGCTCGCTGGACATGTGGTCCGTGGGGGTCATCATGTACGTCAGCCTGAGCGGCACCTTCCCCTTCAACGAGGACGAGGACATCAGGCAGCAGATCACAAACGCTGCCTTCATGTACCCGAAACATCTCTGGGCCTCCATCTCACTGGAGg ctgTGAGTCTCATCAATAACCTTCTGCAGGTGTCGGTGAGACGGAGGTACAGTGTTGGCAAAGCGCTGGGACACCCCTGGCTGCAG gacTTCCAGGTGTGGTGCGACCTCCGAGAGTTCGAGCACAAGATGGGCTGCAGGTATCTGACGCACCAAAGCGACGAGGAACGCTGGAGGTGCTACGCCCTGGAGAAAGGCCTGGACTTCCCCTTCTACCCCGACAACAAGCCTGACATGTGA